In Primulina huaijiensis isolate GDHJ02 chromosome 16, ASM1229523v2, whole genome shotgun sequence, a single genomic region encodes these proteins:
- the LOC140962075 gene encoding uncharacterized protein, which produces MTNTSNFSFNDPLYLHPSDAPGVSLVLDPLIGTENYGVWHRAMKLALHAKNKVGFVTGDCKRPAADSPTLYQWERCNAVVLSWLLSSVSREIYYGLVYSTDASSVWADLKERFDKICGSRIYALHREIVHFSQGSSTISVYFSKLRQLWDEYASLVILPSCACPTSTEYVKHDQHQRLIQFLMGLNESYGAIRSQILLMDPLPSVNQAYSLVCQEETHRNTLASHPIADAPTTAFYSNSKRFDNVKCDNCNLPGHTINHCFRLIGYPPGHKLHKKFPQVKSSKSAHHTSKVPVSNSSVSQAPSTESGSVTSPGAMFTPSQYDQILRLLATSPASNDVTANLAGTSNGLQDSQTCPLPTGSVRLPNGTLDWEDHGDW; this is translated from the exons ATGACAAATACTTCAAATTTCAGCTTCAACGATCCTCTATATTTGCATCCCTCCGATGCGCCAGGTGTTTCTCTTGTGCTCGATCCATTAATTGGCACTGAGAATTATGGAGTTTGGCACCGTGCGATGAAGCTAGCTTTGCACGCAAAGAACAAAGTCGGATTTGTTACCGGTGACTGTAAACGACCTGCTGCGGACTCGCCGACTCTGTATCAATGGGAGAGATGTAATGCTGTAGTTCTCTCTTGGCTTTTATCTTCCGTTTCCAGAGAAATTTATTATGGGCTGGTTTATTCGACCGATGCTTCAAGTGTTTGGGCAGATCTCAAAGAGCGGTTTGATAAAATTTGTGGTTCAAGGATCTATGCTCTTCACCGAGAGATTGTCCATTTTTCTCAAGGCTCTTCCACAATCTCTGTCTATTTCAGTAAACTCCGGCAGCTGTGGGATGAATATGCCTCTTTGGTGATTTTACCATCCTGTGCGTGTCCAACATCGACGGAATATGTTAAGCATGATCAACATCAACGTTTAATTCAGTTTCTTATGGGTTTGAATGAGAGTTATGGTGCTATTCGCAGCCAGATACTTTTAATGGATCCACTTCCTTCGGTGAATCAAGCTTATTCGCTTGTTTGTCAAGAGGAAACTCATCGCAATACTCTTGCCTCACATCCGATTGCTGATGCTCCAACCACAGCGTTCTATTCAAATTCTAAACGATTTGATAATGTCAAGTGTGATAATTGCAATCTACCAGGCCATACTATCAATCATTGTTTTCGTTTGATTGGTTATCCTCCCGGACACAAACTGCATAAAAAGTTTCCTCAAGTGAAGAGCTCTAAATCAGCTCATCACACGTCTAAGGTTCCTGTTAGTAATTCATCAGTTTCACAGGCACCTTCTACTGAATCTGGCTCAGTGACTTCTCCTGGTGCCATGTTTACGCCTTCTCAGTATGACCAGATCTTACGTTTACTTGCGACTTCACCTGCATCCAATGATGTTACAGCAAATTTGGCAG GAACTTCTAATGGTTTGCAAGATTCACAAACATGTCCTCTACCTACTGGATCTGTTCGTCTACCAAATG GAACTCTTGACTGGGAAGATCACGGAGATTGGTAA
- the LOC140961180 gene encoding probable E3 ubiquitin-protein ligase RHG1A isoform X2, with the protein MQGQRSSVSAALPENLSFDLGSSSVPSGIDSQMSWNSMQASAQNRVPEYRISSSETNISYVHHARHDGPNGEWSAGQSSSSSAQNQGEQDEGKTETLIGIHNRATLTIEERQFEPSNIFSFDIHNANPNDNYTTDGLLHARGTSSEALLQDLNMSSGYNNNEDDYVEIIDRPDTYISVGSSNGYRTSAGGSSDSLRLPSGFRGCTMEECEYGSGSLDGRRASCKRKIFEVVGESSGAGSSNYYQNAERSQWDAVQSAQLDARNNTLPAQIGNNLVTNNGLERSNSRLRIGVGEAVSVGPFSLNPSGTAENSLRNFSLRSNRSQRQVPMPVNPSSAEVEFGSVDGSSSQNSSRLVFRNRLLDLNPSPVVDNGTVHGQSALLQVPFVRRNLQNRWNEASSSRTNSPFASTPILGERDAVLYNDTAQRNIPRSISDHPIFVPDREMRSSSRYPINWNVANGNHNIAGNAASTSQIATSSGLDSASPNWSHRSGPQYPQRMSEIVRRSLLSSAGTEFGGQSTNVATRTSSSVTPQEMPLTFRPGMSNQRSTLLERRRDGAFGTPNSLRVFASATEGRSAIMSEIRRVLDLMRRGEGLRLEDLMILDNSVFFGMADMLDRHRDMRLDVDNMTYEELLALEERIGNVSTGLTEEVIINRLKHKNYETSRAENPVETEPCSICREEYNEGDNLGTLDCGHDFHKDCIKQWLLLKNLCPICKTAGLKT; encoded by the exons ATGCAAGGGCAAAGGAGTTCTGTCAGCGCTGCCTTGCCCGAAAATCTAAGCTTTGATCTTGGATCATCATCAGTTCCTTCTGGCATAGATTCACAAATGTCCTGGAATAGTATGCAGGCTTCTGCGCAAAATCGTGTTCCTGAGTACAGAATATCATCAAGTGAAACCAATATCTCGTATGTGCATCATGCAAGACATGATGGCCCGAATGGAGAGTGGAGTGCCGGTCAATCTAGTTCAAGTTCTGCACAGAATCAAGGCGAGCAAGATGAGGGAAAAACAGAAACTCTTATCGGCATTCACAATCGAGCCACTCTCACCATAGAAGAACGTCAATTTGAACCatctaatattttttcttttgacaTTCATAATGCAAATCCAAATGACAATTATACTACAGATGGGTTGCTTCATGCTCGTGGTACCAGCTCAGAAGCCCTTCTGCAGGATCTTAACATGAGTTCAGGATACAATAACAATGAGGATGATTATGTTGAGATAATCGATCGTCCTGACACATACATATCTGTTGGATCATCAAATGGTTATAGGACATCTGCCGGTGGTTCCTCGGATTCTTTGAGGTTGCCGTCTGGATTTCGTGGATGTACAATGGAAGAGTGTGAATACGGGTCTGGTTCTTTGGATGGTCGACGAGCATCTTGcaagagaaaaatatttgaagtgGTGGGAGAGTCTTCCGGAGCTGGGAGTTCTAATTATTATCAGAATGCGGAAAGAAGTCAATGGGATGCCGTACAATCTGCTCAGCTTGATGCAAGAAACAATACATTGCCAGCGCAGATTGGCAACAACCTTGTCACTAATAATGGGTTGGAGCGGTCAAATTCAAGGCTTAGGATTGGTGTTGGCGAAGCAGTTTCTGTAGGTCCATTTTCTTTGAATCCCTCCGGAACTGCTGAAAATTCTCTCAGGAATTTCAGCTTGCGGTCGAACCGGTCACAACGGCAAGTCCCTATGCCTGTAAATCCATCTTCAGCAGAGGTCGAATTTGGAAGTGTAGATGGTTCATCTTCTCAGAATTCATCGAGATTAGTTTTTCGCAATCGTCTATTAGACTTGAATCCATCTCCTGTTGTGGACAATGGAACTGTTCATGGGCAGTCAGCTCTTTTGCAAGTTCCTTTTGTTCGCCGAAATCTTCAGAATAGGTGGAATGAAGCATCTAGCTCAAGAACTAACAGCCCATTTGCTTCCACTCCTATTTTAGGAGAGAGGGATGCTGTACTTTATAATGACACTGCTCAAAGAAATATTCCCAGAAGCATTTCGGACCATCCTATCTTTGTTCCGGATCGTGAGATGAGAAGTTCATCTCGGTATCCCATAAACTGGAACGTTGCTAATGGGAATCACAATATAGCTGGAAATGCTGCATCTACTTCTCAGATAGCCACATCTTCAGGGCTCGATTCTGCTTCACCTAATTGGTCTCATAGAAGTGGTCCACAATATCCTCAGAGAATGTCAGAAATTGTTCGAAGATCTTTGTTATCCTCAGCAGGTACTGAATTTGGGGGTCAGAGCACTAATGTTGCCACACGGACAAGTTCTTCAGTTACCCCACAAGAGATGCCACTTACATTTAGACCGGGTATGTCGAACCAAAGGTCAACGTTATTGGAGAGACGTCGTGATGGTGCTTTTGGAACACCTAATTCACTACGAGTTTTTGCTTCTGCTACTGAAGGAAGAAGTGCTATTATGTCTGAG ATTCGCCGTGTCTTGGACCTCATGCGAAGGGGGGAGGGGTTGAGACTGGAG GACCTGATGATCCTTGATAATTCAGTCTTTTTCGGGATGGCTGATATGCTTGATCGACATCGTGACATGCGGCTGGATGTGGATAACATGACTTATGAG GAGTTGTTGGCCTTAGAGGAACGCATTGGAAACGTGAGCACAGGATTGACCGAAGAGGTCATAATCAATCGTCTAAAACACAAGAACTACGAAACAAGCAGAGCCGAAAATCCAGTGGAAACAGAGCCTTGCAGTATATGTCGG GAAGAGTACAACGAAGGAGACAACCTTGGTACACTGGACTGCGGCCACGACTTTCATAAAGACTGCATCAAACAATGGCTCCTGCTAAAAAATTTGTGCCCCATTTGTAAAACAGCGGGATTGAAAACGTGA
- the LOC140962009 gene encoding subtilisin-like protease SBT3, with translation MEFLKEFLPLFLFMLLLFHANLVSAERSSYVVHTDKSFMPKTFTSHNHWYTSMVDSLKSVSTESSDQYRVPRSLVYTYDTALHGFSAMLSRDELEALKKVPGFVSAYSDRNVTLDTTHSFEFLSLNPLTGLWPASDYGKDVIVGVIDTGVWPESLSFKDDGMTEIPTRWKGICEEGQDFNSTMCNKKLIGVRYFNKGVKAANPNITLSMNSGRDTRGHGTHTSSTVAGNYVDDSSFFGYALGTARGVAPRARVAMYKVIWREGRYASDVLAGIDQAVADGVDVISISMGFDGLPLYQDPIAISSFGAMEKGVVFSSSAGNEGLIGTLHNGIPWVLTVSAGSTDRFFSGTLTLGNGSIIAGWTTFPAPALVTDLPLIYNKTFSSCNSIQALSKVGIGIVICENGSFLDQSFYLSQTNVAAAIFISDDPGTFEATDFTFPGVVISSKDGLAVIDYATKGIMPTASMLFQQTLFGEKPAPVVASYTSRGPSPSYPGILKPDIMAPGTLILASWIPNDPTAFIGNIALTSNFIAISGTSMACPHASGIAALLKGAHPEWSPAAIRSAMMTTANPFDNTHDYIKDSFFNYEIATPLAMGAGQVEPNQALDPGLIYDATPQDYINLLCSMNFTQSQIFTITRSNYNCSSPSPDLNYPSFIAFYTNKTTGVLVQKFTRTITNVGYDATSYKVQVSPPKGSTVTVEPNTLEFSSKYEKQSYSLTIKYTKNIRGEITFGSLTWVEDNGKHAVRSPIVVSPMIPVW, from the coding sequence ATGGAGTTTCTTAAAGAGTTTTTACCTCTGTTCTTGTTTATGCTGCTTCTTTTTCATGCCAATTTGGTTTCAGCAGAGCGGTCGAGTTACGTTGTCCATACAGACAAATCTTTCATGCCAAAGACTTTTACGAGCCACAACCATTGGTATACCTCTATGGTTGATTCCTTAAAATCAGTGAGTACTGAATCATCGGACCAGTATCGGGTACCACGAAGCCTAGTTTATACATATGACACCGCATTACATGGATTCAGTGCGATGTTGTCACGTGATGAATTAGAAGCTTTGAAGAAAGTGCCGGGATTTGTCTCTGCTTATAGTGATAGAAATGTCACACTTGACACCACTCATTCATTTGAATTCCTGTCTTTGAATCCTCTCACTGGGTTATGGCCGGCATCTGATTATGGCAAGGACGTGATTGTCGGTGTTATTGACACCGGTGTATGGCCCGAGAGTCTAAGCTTCAAAGATGATGGGATGACAGAAATTCCAACAAGGTGGAAGGGAATATGTGAGGAAGGACAAGATTTCAATTCCACCATGTGTAACAAAAAACTCATTGGAGTCCGATACTTTAATAAGGGAGTTAAAGCCGCGAATCCTAATATTACCCTGAGTATGAATTCTGGAAGAGATACCAGGGGTCATGGCACACACACCTCATCCACTGTTGCAGGAAATTATGTTGATGACTCCTCTTTTTTTGGATATGCCTTGGGGACAGCAAGGGGAGTTGCACCTCGTGCTAGGGTAGCTATGTACAAGGTCATTTGGAGGGAAGGACGTTACGCTTCTGATGTTCTTGCTGGTATAGATCAAGCCGTCGCTGATGGCGTTGATGTGATTTCCATTTCCATGGGTTTCGATGGTCTCCCTCTATACCAAGATCCAATTGCAATATCATCTTTTGGTGCCATGGAGAAGGGTGTGGTTTTTTCATCTTCAGCTGGAAACGAGGGACTCATTGGGACTTTACACAACGGGATTCCATGGGTGTTGACGGTTTCAGCAGGTTCAACGGATCGTTTCTTTTCGGGAACTTTGACTCTGGGTAATGGATCAATCATTGCCGGATGGACAACGTTCCCTGCACCTGCTCTGGTGACCGATTTACCTCTCATTTACAACAAGACATTTTCTTCTTGCAATTCCATCCAAGCATTGTCGAAAGTTGGAATTGGAATTGTCATATGCGAAaatggaagtttccttgatcaATCGTTCTATCTTTCCCAGACAAATGTTGCTGCTGCTATCTTTATCTCAGATGACCCGGGTACATTTGAAGCCACTGACTTCACATTTCCAGGAGTAGTGATAAGCTCAAAGGATGGATTAGCAGTTATAGATTATGCTACAAAAGGGATAATGCCAACTGCCAGCATGTTGTTCCAGCAAACATTGTTTGGAGAGAAGCCTGCTCCTGTTGTTGCTTCATACACTTCAAGGGGTCCATCACCAAGCTATCCAGGCATATTGAAACCTGATATTATGGCTCCGGGAACGTTAATTTTAGCATCTTGGATCCCAAATGATCCGACTGCTTTTATCGGTAACATCGCTTTGACTAGTAATTTCATAGCTATTTCTGGCACATCCATGGCTTGTCCTCATGCTTCTGGCATCGCTGCGCTTCTAAAAGGTGCACACCCAGAATGGAGCCCTGCAGCCATTCGTTCAGCCATGATGACAACCGCTAACCCTTTTGACAATACACACGattatattaaagattcattTTTTAACTACGAAATCGCGACTCCTCTAGCTATGGGAGCAGGCCAAGTCGAACCAAACCAGGCGCTCGATCCAGGCCTAATATATGACGCAACTCCACAAGACTACATAAATCTTCTCTGCTCCATGAATTTCACTCAGAGTCAAATCTTCACCATCACTAGATCAAACTACAATTGCTCGAGTCCCTCCCCCGATCTGAATTACCCTTCGTTTATCGCCTTTTACACCAACAAAACAACCGGTGTGCTGGTTCAGAAATTCACGAGGACCATCACAAATGTTGGATATGATGCCACGTCATATAAAGTTCAAGTGTCACCACCCAAAGGTTCTACAGTTACCGTCGAACCCAACACATTGGAATTCAGCAGTAAATATGAGAAGCAAAGTTATTCCCTGACTATAAAATATACTAAAAACATCAGAGGAGAAATCACATTTGGTTCATTAACTTGGGTGGAAGACAATGGCAAGCATGCTGTGAGGAGTCCAATTGTTGTGTCCCCTATGATTCCTGTTTGGTGA
- the LOC140961180 gene encoding probable E3 ubiquitin-protein ligase RHG1A isoform X1, with product MQGQRSSVSAALPENLSFDLGSSSVPSGIDSQMSWNSMQASAQNRVPEYRISSSETNISYVHHARHDGPNGEWSAGQSSSSSAQNQGEQDEGKTETLIGIHNRATLTIEERQFEPSNIFSFDIHNANPNDNYTTDGLLHARGTSSEALLQDLNMSSGYNNNEDDYVEIIDRPDTYISVGSSNGYRTSAGGSSDSLRLPSGFRGCTMEECEYGSGSLDGRRASCKRKIFEVVGESSGAGSSNYYQNAERSQWDAVQSAQLDARNNTLPAQIGNNLVTNNGLERSNSRLRIGVGEAVSVGPFSLNPSGTAENSLRNFSLRSNRSQRQVPMPVNPSSAEVEFGSVDGSSSQNSSRLVFRNRLLDLNPSPVVDNGTVHGQSALLQVPFVRRNLQNRWNEASSSRTNSPFASTPILGERDAVLYNDTAQRNIPRSISDHPIFVPDREMRSSSRYPINWNVANGNHNIAGNAASTSQIATSSGLDSASPNWSHRSGPQYPQRMSEIVRRSLLSSAGTEFGGQSTNVATRTSSSVTPQEMPLTFRPGMSNQRSTLLERRRDGAFGTPNSLRVFASATEGRSAIMSEQIRRVLDLMRRGEGLRLEDLMILDNSVFFGMADMLDRHRDMRLDVDNMTYEELLALEERIGNVSTGLTEEVIINRLKHKNYETSRAENPVETEPCSICREEYNEGDNLGTLDCGHDFHKDCIKQWLLLKNLCPICKTAGLKT from the exons ATGCAAGGGCAAAGGAGTTCTGTCAGCGCTGCCTTGCCCGAAAATCTAAGCTTTGATCTTGGATCATCATCAGTTCCTTCTGGCATAGATTCACAAATGTCCTGGAATAGTATGCAGGCTTCTGCGCAAAATCGTGTTCCTGAGTACAGAATATCATCAAGTGAAACCAATATCTCGTATGTGCATCATGCAAGACATGATGGCCCGAATGGAGAGTGGAGTGCCGGTCAATCTAGTTCAAGTTCTGCACAGAATCAAGGCGAGCAAGATGAGGGAAAAACAGAAACTCTTATCGGCATTCACAATCGAGCCACTCTCACCATAGAAGAACGTCAATTTGAACCatctaatattttttcttttgacaTTCATAATGCAAATCCAAATGACAATTATACTACAGATGGGTTGCTTCATGCTCGTGGTACCAGCTCAGAAGCCCTTCTGCAGGATCTTAACATGAGTTCAGGATACAATAACAATGAGGATGATTATGTTGAGATAATCGATCGTCCTGACACATACATATCTGTTGGATCATCAAATGGTTATAGGACATCTGCCGGTGGTTCCTCGGATTCTTTGAGGTTGCCGTCTGGATTTCGTGGATGTACAATGGAAGAGTGTGAATACGGGTCTGGTTCTTTGGATGGTCGACGAGCATCTTGcaagagaaaaatatttgaagtgGTGGGAGAGTCTTCCGGAGCTGGGAGTTCTAATTATTATCAGAATGCGGAAAGAAGTCAATGGGATGCCGTACAATCTGCTCAGCTTGATGCAAGAAACAATACATTGCCAGCGCAGATTGGCAACAACCTTGTCACTAATAATGGGTTGGAGCGGTCAAATTCAAGGCTTAGGATTGGTGTTGGCGAAGCAGTTTCTGTAGGTCCATTTTCTTTGAATCCCTCCGGAACTGCTGAAAATTCTCTCAGGAATTTCAGCTTGCGGTCGAACCGGTCACAACGGCAAGTCCCTATGCCTGTAAATCCATCTTCAGCAGAGGTCGAATTTGGAAGTGTAGATGGTTCATCTTCTCAGAATTCATCGAGATTAGTTTTTCGCAATCGTCTATTAGACTTGAATCCATCTCCTGTTGTGGACAATGGAACTGTTCATGGGCAGTCAGCTCTTTTGCAAGTTCCTTTTGTTCGCCGAAATCTTCAGAATAGGTGGAATGAAGCATCTAGCTCAAGAACTAACAGCCCATTTGCTTCCACTCCTATTTTAGGAGAGAGGGATGCTGTACTTTATAATGACACTGCTCAAAGAAATATTCCCAGAAGCATTTCGGACCATCCTATCTTTGTTCCGGATCGTGAGATGAGAAGTTCATCTCGGTATCCCATAAACTGGAACGTTGCTAATGGGAATCACAATATAGCTGGAAATGCTGCATCTACTTCTCAGATAGCCACATCTTCAGGGCTCGATTCTGCTTCACCTAATTGGTCTCATAGAAGTGGTCCACAATATCCTCAGAGAATGTCAGAAATTGTTCGAAGATCTTTGTTATCCTCAGCAGGTACTGAATTTGGGGGTCAGAGCACTAATGTTGCCACACGGACAAGTTCTTCAGTTACCCCACAAGAGATGCCACTTACATTTAGACCGGGTATGTCGAACCAAAGGTCAACGTTATTGGAGAGACGTCGTGATGGTGCTTTTGGAACACCTAATTCACTACGAGTTTTTGCTTCTGCTACTGAAGGAAGAAGTGCTATTATGTCTGAG CAGATTCGCCGTGTCTTGGACCTCATGCGAAGGGGGGAGGGGTTGAGACTGGAG GACCTGATGATCCTTGATAATTCAGTCTTTTTCGGGATGGCTGATATGCTTGATCGACATCGTGACATGCGGCTGGATGTGGATAACATGACTTATGAG GAGTTGTTGGCCTTAGAGGAACGCATTGGAAACGTGAGCACAGGATTGACCGAAGAGGTCATAATCAATCGTCTAAAACACAAGAACTACGAAACAAGCAGAGCCGAAAATCCAGTGGAAACAGAGCCTTGCAGTATATGTCGG GAAGAGTACAACGAAGGAGACAACCTTGGTACACTGGACTGCGGCCACGACTTTCATAAAGACTGCATCAAACAATGGCTCCTGCTAAAAAATTTGTGCCCCATTTGTAAAACAGCGGGATTGAAAACGTGA
- the LOC140961185 gene encoding scopoletin glucosyltransferase-like, with protein MNQPHIFFLPLMAHGHLIPMLELAKLFSSRGVRTTIISNPAFSEPIVNAQESGFDIGLKMIKFPPRESGLPDHMVSLTQFITDELIGKFAKAVDLLQEPVEKFLQESNPSCIVSDMFWTWTVDTAAKFGIPRLLFHGTGFLPMCASEQMWLHKPYKKVFSDFEPFLLPNLPHQLRFVRTQVPEFQQVEIESHFSKLLDRVRESDQRSYGVIVNSFYELEPDYSDHFKKVLGRKAWSIGPLLLWNNGDEERAQRGKKSAIDAQECLTWLDSKKPNSVVYMCFGSMGIFTHAQLHETAKGIEASGQDFIWVTSKGENEDKNEDDIPEGFEERTKGKGIIIRGWAPQVMILNHPSIGAFVTHCGWNSMLEAVCAGVPMVTWPLCAEQFFNEKLVTEVLKIGVPVGSKKWQQGPAEGVPGEALTEAIRHIMVGEAYEMRFNIRAKTCKEMARTAVEEGGSSYKDLSALIAELEHLKHM; from the coding sequence ATGAATCAGCCACATATTTTCTTCTTACCATTAATGGCACATGGCCACCTGATACCAATGCTAGAATTGGCCAAACTATTCTCTTCGAGAGGTGTGAGAAccaccataatttcaaatcctGCCTTTTCAGAACCCATAGTAAATGCCCAGGAATCAGGATTTGATATTGGtttaaagatgatcaaatttccACCTCGAGAATCAGGATTGCCTGATCATATGGTAAGTTTAACCCAGTTTATTACAGATGAATTAATAGGAAAGTTTGCAAAAGCTGTTGATTTGCTGCAAGAACCAGTTGAGAAATTCCTCCAAGAATCCAATCCCAGCTGTATTGTTTCTGACATGTTCTGGACATGGACTGTTGATACTGCTGCGAAATTTGGTATCCCGAGATTGCTTTTCCACGGAACCGGTTTCTTACCTATGTGTGCTTCAGAGCAGATGTGGCTCCACAAGCCTTACAAAAAAGTATTTTCTGATTTCGAACCATTTCTTTTGCCCAATCTTCCACATCAGCTGAGGTTTGTGAGAACTCAAGTACCTGAGTTTCAACAAGTGGAAATCGAGAGTCACTTTTCCAAGTTGTTGGATCGAGTGAGGGAATCAGATCAGAGAAGCTATGGAGTAATCGTTAACAGCTTCTACGAGCTTGAGCCCGATTATTCTGACCATTTCAAGAAGGTTCTGGGGAGGAAGGCCTGGAGTATAGGCCCCCTATTGTTGTGGAACAACGGAGATGAAGAAAGAGCACAAAGAGGAAAGAAATCAGCCATTGATGCACAAGAATGCTTAACATGGCTGGATTCCAAAAAGCCCAATTCTGTCGTTTATATGTGTTTCGGAAGCATGGGAATTTTTACTCATGCTCAGCTACATGAAACTGCTAAGGGGATTGAGGCCTCTGGCCAAGATTTCATTTGGGTGACTTCTAAAGGTGAAAATGAAGACAAAAATGAAGATGACATACCAGAAGGATTTGAAGAAAGAACAAAAGGTAAAGGGATAATCATACGAGGCTGGGCACCGCAAGTGATGATTCTAAATCATCCATCCATCGGTGCTTTTGTGACTCACTGTGGATGGAACTCGATGCTGGAAGCAGTGTGTGCGGGTGTGCCTATGGTGACATGGCCCTTGTGTGCTGAACAGTTTTTTAACGAAAAATTGGTGACAGAAGTCTTAAAAATTGGAGTTCCTGTAGGCAGCAAGAAATGGCAACAAGGACCAGCCGAAGGCGTGCCAGGCGAAGCATTGACTGAGGCCATCCGTCACATCATGGTCGGAGAAGCCTATgaaatgagattcaatatcaggGCAAAGACTTGCAAGGAGATGGCAAGAACTGCCGTTGAAGAAGGTGGATCATCTTATAAAGATTTAAGTGCTTTGATTGCAGAATTGGAGCACCTCAAGCACATGTAA